The Streptomyces sp. HUAS MG91 sequence CGGGCATCGGCTTCTCGCCCGACAGGATGCTCCAGGGCCGGCTGTTCTCCTACGGTGACGCCCAGCGCTACCGCCTCGGGGTGAACCACCACCAGATCCCGGTCAACGCCCCGAAGAACCCGGTGAACTCCTTCCACCGCGACGGCAAGCTGCGCGTCGACGGCAACCAGGGGGCCACGCCGAGCATCGAGCCCAACTCGTACGGGCGCTGGCAGGAGCAGCCCGCGTACCGGGAGCCGCAGCAGGCCGTGGGCTCGGTCGCCGACAGGTTCGACTACCGCGAGGACGACGACAACTACTTCGAGCAGCCCGGCAACCTCTTCCGCCTGATGACCCCCGAGCAGCAGCAGGCGCTCTTCGCGAACACCGCCCGGGCGATCGACGGCGCCTCTCGGCAGACCGTCGAGCGGCACATCGGGAACTGCGCCCAGGCCGACCCCGCCTACGGCGAGGGCGTCCGCAAGGCGATCGAGGCGCTGGCCGAGGGCCGGCTCTGAACCGCCCGCCCGGCCCGGGAACCTCCCGGGCCGGGCGCGAACGGCCGCGCCCGGCCCGATGAGCACAGACCGATGAGCGGAGACCGATGAACAGCGCCGCCCTGACAGCGGAGCAGACGGCACGTGTCGTGGACATCGCCATGGACCTGGCCCGCACGGGGGACACCGACGAGCTCGTCGCGTTCCTGGCGCACGGCCTGCCCGCGGACGTGACGGACCCGGCCGGCAACACCCTCGTGATGCTGGCCGCCTACCACGGTCACGCCGGCACGGTACGGGCCCTGCTGGCGCGGGGCGCGGACCCGGACCGGACCAACGCGCGCGGCCAGACCCCCCTCTCCGGCGCCCTGTTCAAGGGCGAGGACGAGGTCGTCACCGCCCTCCTGGCCGCGGGCGCGGACCTCGACACGGGCACACCGACGGCCCGCGCCGCGGCCGGGCTGTTCGGGAGGACGCTGCCGCCGCGCCCCGGCGGGGAGCGCGGTCCGTCTCAGGCGCGCTGACCGTCACCGCTCGGCGGCCGGGACGCGCCGGGCGCCAGCGGGTCGGGCGGAGGGACGGACGGCGGGCCCGCGGCGCCGGTACGGAGCCGCTCGAAGACCAGGTCGAAGGTGAAGCCCGCGGTGAATCCGAGCGGAATGGTGAAGAACAGCAGCCGGCG is a genomic window containing:
- a CDS encoding ankyrin repeat domain-containing protein, which produces MNSAALTAEQTARVVDIAMDLARTGDTDELVAFLAHGLPADVTDPAGNTLVMLAAYHGHAGTVRALLARGADPDRTNARGQTPLSGALFKGEDEVVTALLAAGADLDTGTPTARAAAGLFGRTLPPRPGGERGPSQAR